From the Bacteroidota bacterium genome, the window TCACAATAAACCTATCCGGTAAAACCTTTTTAGTGGCAGCTCCTGATAGTGCCAGAGTTGTATTTTCTTGTCCAAAAGCAGCAATGCTGTATAAAGCAAAATAAATCAAGACTAGTTTTTTCATATTTTCATGTTTCATTAAACTGACGACAACAATTCTGTAACAGCAAAGTCTTTGTTTTTTTCATTAAATCTTCTAATTAATAATTTAGAAATGACAAATCCAAATTTTAACAAATGTTTATAATGAGTTATAGGCTAGAAAATCGACAATGATTTACCTTGGCAATAAAGGAGTTAAAATGGAGGCAATTAGCTTTTCTCGAAAGGAAAGTTATACCGATAATAAGATTTTACCTTGAGGTTACCCGTAATCCTAATTAAGATAATGACATACAGGGCAACGGACGGCGGTATGATGCAATCAGCAACTGCAGCGTTATTTTCGTATCTGCCGGGAAACCCTGCGGGTGAAAATATGCAACTCTAAATTTCAAGCCGCTGACTGACGATACCGCGCATGATATCCGTTTATTTTCTATAGTTTACTGCCACAGCATATTTTAATAATGTCCTTTTATCGAAAGTACAATGATTTTGTCTTCATGTAGTTCATAAACAATACGGTGTTCCTTATTTATACGGCGGGACCAACAGCCCAACAGGTCATATTTTAGCGGTTCGGGTTTTCCAATGCCTTCGCAGGGAGTTTCAGAAATAGACTCAATCAGCTTTCTGATTTTTTTCAGCACGGTCACATTGTTCGATTTTTTCCAGAAAACCAAATCTTCGCTGGCCTGCAGGGTATATTCTATTTCCATATATCGTCAAGGCTTATTTTTACAGTTTTGCCTTCGGCAGCCTGTTTTCGGCTATTTTCAATTTTGGCCACAAACTTAATATCATAAGGAGATTCCTTTGCTACTTCGAATTTAATTTTCAATGCTTCAAAAAAAGCTTTAATGACATTCATTTCATGCGCGTTAGAAGGATGGGCAATAAGTATATCTTGTGTTTTCATGTTTTTAAGAATTAATGGGCATAAACCTGTTTTTCTTTAAATCGCGTAAAGCCGATCTTTTAAATCCAATATAAAATTTTTGTCCGGTTCAGGCAACAAAATAATAAATAGAATAACAATATTTAACTGTATAAAATTCAGCAAATTCGTCATTTGATGACTTCTTGATTTTCAATGTAAATTTAGTAAAAAATCAATTTCGCCACTGCGAGGCTTGGATTTCGATCAATTTTTTTTCGAAGTTGAAATAAAAGATCAACAAAGGAAAATCAAATAAAAAAATAACTTATTAACTTTAGGCATCTTGCATTAAAATTGACAATACTAAGACTAAAATTATGAATGAAAATGATTTAGCAAAAATAGTATTTGATACAGGACTAAAAGTGCATAAAGTATTAGGTCCTGGACTTCTTGAAAATGCATACGAAGCGTGTTTGTATTATGAACTTAGTAAACTAAATTTAAAGACAGAAAAACAAAAAGCATTGCCATTGATATATGAAGAAGTAAAACTAGACACCGGGTACAGAATTGATTTATTTGTTGAAAATAAATTAATTGTTGAAATAAAATCAGTAGAAGCCCTCAATGACCTTCATACAGCTCAAATACTTACCTATTTGAAATTAACCAATTGCAAATTAGGTTTACTAATTAACTTTAATACTTTATTATTCAAAAATGGAGTTAAAAGAATTATAAATGGTATTTTGTAAAAAAACATAATCCTTTGTGTTCATGGTGAGAAAATGCCAAAATACAAGGTTCACAAAGAAATACACTAAGAACAGTATTAATATAAATTTATCGATTTTTTAATCAATTCATTAATAGGCCTGAATAATCTTTCTATGCCTAATTATAACTTTGTGCACATTGTGAATCCCTTGTGTTCATTGTGGTAAAATCTCAAACCACAAGGTTCAAAAAGAAATACACTAAGAACGCTATTAATATTAATTTATCGATTTTTTAATCAATTCATTAATAGGCCTGAATAATCTTTCTATGCTTAATTTAACTTTGTGCACATTGTGAATCCCTTGTGTTCATTGTGGTAAAATATCAAACCACAAGGTTCACAAGGGAATACACTAAGAACACTATAACTTATTTTGTATTGACTTTGATCCAATCGCCCACCAACTGTAAAGCCGAAGGGGAAATGGTCTGCTCAATCTGTCCATATTCGGCCGGTGCACCGGTGTTGCATTCCTGAAACAAATGATTTAACCCGGGCAATTCCTTGACAGTGAAATGTTTGTTTCCCGCTTTTTTCAGGGCCTTCTCAATTACCGGGAGGTTGGCATCGGCCGGAACCTGTAAATCTTTACTCCCAATAATGGCCAGTACCGGACATTTCACTTTTTCCAGGGTGGGTTCAGGATTGTAACGGATAAAACTCAGCACCCAGGGGTTAAGGATTGTTTTAACCTCAATATTGACAGCATCATCAATAGAACTTCCTTTTGTGAGCACAACGCCCGGATGCTCAATTGCCTGGCTATGCAGAAAGCGGCTGATCTGAGCCTGAAGGGAATCCTGTTGCTGAATCTCATTTACCATTCTAAAAACTTCAGCATTTACCGAATGGGAGATTTCAATATCTTTATCGCTTTGCCCGGAGACTTTAGCAATCAAGGCCTGCTGGCGCAATAATATCTCTCCGCCTGAAATTCCAGGACCTGCAAGCATAACGATGAAAGCCACATCTTTATTCCGGGATGCCACCAGGGGAGCAATCAATCCGCCTTCGCTGTGTCCCATCAAACCGATTTTTTTCAGGTTAATATCTTTACGGCTCTTGAGATAATTGATTGCAGCTTCCACATCTGTGGTAAAATCGAAAGTTGTGGCAGTACTGAAATCCCCTTTAGACTCGTAACTGCCCCGGTCATCACACCTTAATACGGCTATGCCCCTGCGGGTAAGGTAATCAGCCCAAATCAGAAAGGGTTTGTGCCCCAAAAGCTCTTCATTCCTGTTTTGCGGTCCGCTTCCGGTAATCAGTATGACCACCGGAAATTTATTCCCTTCTGCTGGCAAAGTGAGCGTTCCGGCCAAAGTGAAGTTACCCTTTGGATTGATAAATGTTACATTTTCTTCCCTGTAAGGATAAGGCTTTACCGGATCCTGCGGACGTTTGGGGCTTGCCTGAACGATTAACTTCCGGCTTAATCCCAACGGGAAAGACTGTCCGGCCTGGGTAAAT encodes:
- a CDS encoding Txe/YoeB family addiction module toxin, which gives rise to MEIEYTLQASEDLVFWKKSNNVTVLKKIRKLIESISETPCEGIGKPEPLKYDLLGCWSRRINKEHRIVYELHEDKIIVLSIKGHY
- a CDS encoding GxxExxY protein, with amino-acid sequence MNENDLAKIVFDTGLKVHKVLGPGLLENAYEACLYYELSKLNLKTEKQKALPLIYEEVKLDTGYRIDLFVENKLIVEIKSVEALNDLHTAQILTYLKLTNCKLGLLINFNTLLFKNGVKRIINGIL
- a CDS encoding alpha/beta fold hydrolase, translating into MKKILITLMIFALALTASGQDITGDWYGTLKTPVGKLTVVLHISKNGDTYSSTMDSPDQGAKGIPMSTVTLNNDTLVLTHKDANIRYTGIILGKDSVSGTFTQAGQSFPLGLSRKLIVQASPKRPQDPVKPYPYREENVTFINPKGNFTLAGTLTLPAEGNKFPVVILITGSGPQNRNEELLGHKPFLIWADYLTRRGIAVLRCDDRGSYESKGDFSTATTFDFTTDVEAAINYLKSRKDINLKKIGLMGHSEGGLIAPLVASRNKDVAFIVMLAGPGISGGEILLRQQALIAKVSGQSDKDIEISHSVNAEVFRMVNEIQQQDSLQAQISRFLHSQAIEHPGVVLTKGSSIDDAVNIEVKTILNPWVLSFIRYNPEPTLEKVKCPVLAIIGSKDLQVPADANLPVIEKALKKAGNKHFTVKELPGLNHLFQECNTGAPAEYGQIEQTISPSALQLVGDWIKVNTK